In a genomic window of Streptomyces sp. NBC_01142:
- a CDS encoding alpha-2,8-polysialyltransferase family protein has protein sequence MRTTQIFFAGSLYGATTLAAAIDSGCFTPADRRLLLVSNNATTPETTPALDEMAGFERLRGRFDGVLSWNEAISPFHPGGWAPRGDDAPMWERYLRLLWDLGDDRIELAVESIQVNPALAIAQLFPDATLDVYADGLMSYGPTRNKIDPLVGERVRRLFHLDLVPGLKPLLLEEFGAEPRIVPTEAFVKVVDELSDAVADAVADAVPSVKEGPALLLGQYLAALGILTPEEEEALHLRMLRGAVALGHRRIVFKPHPTAPASWSRALQREAESLDAELTVLDMPLLAEVLYRQLRPALVAGCFSTALFTASTFYGIPVARIGTEPLLDRLTPYQNSNRVPLTIVDALLPDLAEGGAGTPKEADETVTGLLSAVGFAMQPQIRPDLRPAAESYLSRSLHSATLRYFKRRRLTVLGLPGGVPVPRGAAVRRVVRRARRLKRVALG, from the coding sequence ATGCGTACGACACAGATCTTCTTCGCCGGCTCCCTCTACGGAGCCACCACGCTGGCCGCCGCGATCGACAGCGGCTGCTTCACGCCCGCGGACCGGCGGCTGCTGCTCGTGTCCAACAACGCGACGACGCCCGAGACCACGCCCGCACTCGACGAGATGGCGGGCTTCGAGCGGCTGCGCGGCCGGTTCGACGGGGTGCTCTCCTGGAACGAGGCCATCTCCCCTTTCCATCCGGGCGGCTGGGCCCCGCGCGGGGACGACGCCCCGATGTGGGAGCGGTATCTGCGGCTGCTGTGGGACCTCGGTGACGACCGGATCGAGCTGGCCGTCGAGTCCATCCAGGTCAATCCGGCACTCGCCATCGCACAGCTCTTCCCGGACGCGACGCTCGATGTGTACGCCGACGGGCTGATGAGCTACGGACCCACCCGCAACAAGATCGACCCGCTGGTCGGCGAGAGGGTGCGGCGACTGTTCCATCTGGACCTGGTCCCGGGACTGAAGCCGCTGCTCCTCGAGGAGTTCGGGGCGGAGCCGCGGATCGTTCCCACTGAGGCCTTCGTCAAGGTCGTCGACGAGCTGTCCGACGCGGTGGCGGACGCGGTGGCGGACGCGGTGCCGTCCGTCAAGGAGGGTCCGGCGCTGCTGCTCGGCCAGTACCTCGCGGCGCTCGGCATCCTCACGCCCGAGGAGGAAGAGGCCCTCCATCTCCGCATGCTCCGGGGAGCCGTCGCCCTCGGCCACCGCCGGATCGTCTTCAAACCGCACCCCACCGCCCCCGCGTCCTGGTCGCGCGCCCTGCAGCGCGAGGCGGAGTCGCTGGACGCCGAACTGACGGTCCTGGACATGCCGCTGCTCGCCGAGGTGCTCTACCGGCAGCTGCGCCCGGCCCTGGTGGCCGGCTGTTTCTCGACGGCGCTGTTCACGGCGAGCACGTTCTACGGCATCCCTGTGGCCCGTATCGGCACGGAGCCGCTCCTGGACCGCCTCACGCCGTACCAGAACAGCAACCGCGTGCCGCTGACCATCGTCGACGCTCTGCTGCCCGATCTCGCGGAGGGCGGGGCGGGCACGCCCAAGGAGGCCGACGAGACGGTGACCGGCCTGCTGAGCGCGGTCGGCTTCGCGATGCAGCCGCAGATCAGGCCGGATCTGCGGCCGGCGGCCGAGAGCTATCTGAGCCGTAGCCTCCACTCCGCCACATTGCGCTACTTCAAGCGCCGGCGGCTGACGGTGCTGGGGCTGCCGGGTGGTGTTCCGGTGCCGCGGGGTGCGGCCGTACGCCGGGTGGTGCGGCGGGCACGGCGGCTGAAGCGGGTGGCGCTGGGCTGA
- a CDS encoding glycosyltransferase family 2 protein produces MVKLSVIVPFYNVQTYAPDTLRSLRANAREDFEFLLVDDCSTDGTPEILERAEREIPGARLLRHEQNGGLATARNTGLDAASGEYLTFLDGDDWLAPGHYERLLAAIEDLGCDFVRTDHVQCTARARSVHRVPVGRRGEVLRPRDAILPADRSTGVDYPYAWAGMYHRRLADRGLLHFTHGLRTAEDRPWIWRLHREAESFAAISQLGIFYRRGVASSLTQIGDIRQLDFIRAFDQVLEETAKDPDSGRLLPKAVRTYCAVISHHLGSVERFEPSVARKLRSMSAAALKRMPQDVLKEALDSMDIERASRLRKLRRRLAPLSAEAAA; encoded by the coding sequence GTGGTTAAGCTCTCCGTCATCGTGCCGTTCTACAACGTGCAGACATACGCCCCCGACACCCTCAGAAGCCTCCGCGCGAACGCCCGTGAGGACTTCGAGTTCCTGCTCGTCGACGATTGTTCGACGGACGGGACCCCTGAGATCCTCGAGCGCGCGGAGCGTGAGATTCCGGGGGCTCGCCTGCTCAGACATGAGCAGAACGGCGGGCTCGCCACCGCACGCAACACCGGTCTGGACGCCGCGAGCGGGGAGTATCTGACCTTCCTCGACGGCGACGACTGGCTGGCTCCCGGCCACTACGAGCGGCTGCTGGCGGCCATCGAGGATCTGGGCTGCGACTTCGTCCGCACCGACCATGTGCAGTGCACGGCCCGGGCGCGCAGTGTCCACCGCGTGCCGGTCGGCCGGCGCGGCGAGGTGCTGCGGCCGCGCGACGCGATCCTGCCCGCGGACCGGTCGACCGGCGTCGACTATCCGTACGCCTGGGCCGGGATGTACCACCGGCGGCTCGCCGACCGCGGACTGCTGCACTTCACGCACGGGCTGCGCACCGCCGAGGACCGGCCGTGGATCTGGCGCCTGCACCGCGAGGCCGAATCGTTCGCCGCGATCAGCCAGTTGGGGATCTTCTACCGGCGAGGAGTCGCCTCGTCCCTCACCCAGATCGGAGACATCCGGCAGCTCGATTTCATCCGGGCATTCGACCAGGTGCTCGAAGAAACGGCAAAGGATCCGGATTCCGGTCGGCTGCTGCCGAAGGCCGTACGTACATACTGTGCCGTTATTTCCCACCACCTGGGATCAGTGGAGAGGTTCGAACCTTCCGTGGCGCGGAAATTGCGTTCGATGAGCGCCGCGGCGCTGAAGCGGATGCCCCAGGACGTACTGAAGGAGGCGCTCGACTCGATGGACATCGAGCGCGCGTCACGGCTGCGCAAGCTGCGCCGCCGGCTCGCCCCCCTCTCCGCGGAGGCAGCGGCCTGA
- a CDS encoding DUF6716 putative glycosyltransferase, whose product MPTSTSKAVRIAVLADSDTRWKWGALTARRITPHPSVELSGFLLRGRATPTARQLAEVGVSADDLREVTGNEFLRAMKDEQYDVVVLALVGGAVQAVLHGLAALGPSRRPVVVTGYVGVVYEKLADGLLLRHGADVVLANSRHDADRFRAVYEGVGADASSVTEAALPFLGGTPYEARDDRDTVVFAAQPSVPETRADRTYLLRRLVEHARLHPGREVLLKLRSKPGEHTTHLEELPYQKLADRLPGGLPPNFKLVYGHMGEVLDRTDLLVTVSSTAALESLHRRIPTAVLCDLGVREALGNHHFLGSGLLTSWDQLDGGHRPAPDPEWLARQGVAADGSYDTAFDAARKRVTELLEQPVLPALAPYYTPSTAPGYLPALLARHHLAPDGTPLQGVTPKAEITGIRRVVRDAVREAARGAYRHGVQRVAPVIRRMGEL is encoded by the coding sequence GTGCCAACAAGTACCAGCAAGGCCGTACGGATCGCCGTACTCGCCGACTCCGACACCCGGTGGAAATGGGGTGCGCTCACCGCGCGCCGTATCACCCCCCACCCCTCCGTAGAGCTGAGCGGCTTTCTGCTGCGCGGCCGGGCCACTCCCACGGCCCGCCAGCTCGCCGAGGTGGGTGTGAGTGCCGACGATCTGCGCGAGGTCACCGGGAACGAGTTCCTGCGGGCGATGAAGGACGAGCAGTACGACGTGGTCGTGCTCGCCCTCGTGGGCGGCGCGGTCCAGGCCGTGCTGCACGGACTCGCCGCGCTGGGCCCGTCCCGCCGGCCCGTCGTCGTCACCGGCTATGTCGGCGTCGTCTACGAGAAGCTCGCCGACGGACTGCTGCTGCGGCACGGCGCGGACGTCGTTCTCGCCAATTCCCGCCACGACGCGGACCGCTTCCGCGCGGTGTACGAGGGAGTGGGCGCCGACGCCTCGTCCGTCACCGAGGCCGCGCTGCCCTTCCTCGGCGGCACTCCGTACGAGGCGAGGGACGACCGCGACACCGTCGTCTTCGCCGCCCAGCCCTCCGTGCCCGAGACCCGCGCCGATCGCACCTATCTGCTGCGGCGCCTGGTCGAGCACGCCCGTCTGCACCCGGGCCGCGAGGTGCTGCTGAAGCTGCGCTCCAAGCCGGGCGAGCACACCACGCACCTCGAAGAACTCCCGTACCAGAAGCTCGCCGACAGGCTGCCGGGCGGACTGCCGCCCAACTTCAAGCTGGTGTACGGCCACATGGGCGAGGTCCTCGACCGCACCGACCTGCTGGTCACCGTGTCCTCGACGGCAGCCCTGGAGTCCCTGCACCGGCGCATCCCCACCGCGGTCCTCTGCGACCTCGGTGTGCGCGAGGCGCTCGGCAACCACCACTTCCTCGGCTCGGGGCTGCTGACCTCGTGGGACCAGCTGGACGGCGGTCACCGCCCCGCCCCCGACCCCGAGTGGCTGGCCCGGCAGGGCGTCGCCGCCGACGGTTCGTACGACACGGCATTCGACGCGGCCCGCAAGCGCGTCACCGAGCTGCTCGAACAGCCGGTGCTTCCGGCGCTCGCGCCCTACTACACCCCGTCCACCGCGCCCGGCTATCTCCCCGCGCTCCTCGCCCGCCACCACCTCGCCCCCGACGGCACCCCCCTCCAGGGCGTGACCCCGAAGGCCGAGATCACCGGCATCCGGCGCGTGGTGCGCGACGCGGTCCGGGAGGCGGCGCGCGGCGCGTACCGCCATGGCGTCCAGCGCGTCGCCCCGGTGATCCGCCGGATGGGCGAGCTGTGA
- a CDS encoding acylneuraminate cytidylyltransferase: MTVLAVIPARGGSKGVPAKNLAAVGGVPLVARAVRECLGAPLVTHVVVSTDAADIAAAARTAGADVVLRPAAIAGDTATSEAAVLHAMDAHEAEHGSPVDVVLLVQCTSPFLAREDIEGVASAVIEGGADSAVTVAPFHGFVWREEDGDSPVGETAAHAARHVGGSTAVLADPATTTGSGYGVNHDASFRPRRQDRPQDFLETGAAYAMSATGFREAGHRFFGRTALVRTDPARVLEIDDPHDLDRARALAPLLDAAALPAREDIDAVVIDFDGTQTDDRVLIDADGREIVAVHRGDGLGIAHLRKAGLELLILSTEQNPVVAARARKLKIPVLHGIDRKDLALKQWCEERGIAPERVLYVGNDVNDLPCFHLVGWPVAVASAHGSVRAAARAVTATPGGEGAIREIAAWLLGPTLNTPLETTPETTPLSPEK, from the coding sequence ATGACCGTACTCGCCGTGATCCCAGCCCGGGGCGGCTCCAAGGGCGTACCGGCCAAGAACCTCGCCGCCGTGGGCGGCGTGCCGCTGGTCGCGCGCGCCGTGCGCGAGTGCCTCGGCGCCCCGCTCGTCACCCATGTCGTGGTCTCCACGGACGCTGCGGACATCGCCGCGGCGGCCCGGACCGCCGGCGCCGACGTGGTGCTGCGCCCGGCGGCGATCGCCGGCGACACCGCCACCAGCGAGGCGGCCGTGCTGCACGCCATGGACGCGCACGAGGCCGAGCACGGCTCGCCGGTGGACGTGGTCCTGCTCGTCCAGTGCACCAGCCCCTTCCTGGCCCGCGAGGACATCGAGGGCGTCGCGTCCGCCGTCATCGAGGGCGGCGCGGACAGCGCCGTGACCGTCGCCCCCTTCCACGGCTTCGTCTGGCGCGAGGAGGACGGCGACAGCCCGGTCGGCGAGACGGCCGCCCACGCCGCCCGGCACGTCGGCGGCTCCACGGCGGTCCTCGCCGACCCTGCCACCACGACCGGCTCGGGCTACGGCGTCAACCACGACGCGTCCTTCCGGCCGCGCCGCCAGGACCGGCCGCAGGACTTCCTGGAGACCGGGGCCGCGTACGCGATGTCCGCCACCGGCTTCCGGGAGGCCGGGCACCGGTTCTTCGGCCGCACCGCGCTCGTACGCACCGACCCGGCGCGCGTCCTCGAGATCGACGACCCGCACGACCTGGACCGGGCCCGCGCGCTCGCGCCCCTGCTGGACGCCGCCGCGCTCCCCGCCCGCGAGGACATCGACGCGGTCGTCATCGACTTCGACGGCACCCAGACCGACGACCGGGTCCTCATCGACGCGGACGGACGCGAGATCGTCGCCGTCCACCGCGGCGACGGCCTCGGTATCGCCCATCTGCGCAAGGCCGGCCTGGAGCTGCTCATCCTCTCCACCGAGCAGAACCCGGTCGTCGCCGCCCGCGCCAGGAAGCTCAAGATCCCCGTTCTGCACGGCATCGACCGCAAGGACCTCGCACTGAAGCAGTGGTGCGAGGAGCGCGGAATCGCGCCGGAGCGGGTGCTCTACGTCGGCAACGACGTCAACGACCTCCCGTGCTTCCACCTCGTCGGCTGGCCCGTGGCCGTCGCGAGTGCGCACGGATCCGTACGTGCCGCCGCGCGTGCCGTCACTGCCACACCCGGCGGCGAGGGGGCGATCCGCGAGATCGCCGCCTGGCTCCTCGGCCCGACGCTCAACACCCCGCTCGAAACCACCCCTGAAACCACCCCCCTTTCCCCCGAGAAGTAA
- a CDS encoding N-acetylneuraminate synthase family protein — MSTSRLRTLGNKTAGPGHPVYVTGEIGINHNGDLDNAFALIDAAADSGCDAVKFQKRTPEICTPRDQWDIERDTPWGRMTYIDYRHRVEFDETDYRAIDEHCKKRGIDWFASPWDTEAVAFLEKFDVPAHKVASASLTDDELLRSLRATGKTVILSTGMSTPKQIRHAVEVLGSDNILLCHATSTYPAKAEELNLRVINTLQAEFPNVPIGYSGHETGLQTTLAAVALGAAFVERHITLDRAMWGSDQAASVEPQGLTRLVRDIRTIEAALGDGVKKVYDSELAPMKKLRRVAGVVAEAGDLEPAAV; from the coding sequence ATGAGCACGTCCCGTCTGCGCACCCTCGGCAACAAGACCGCGGGCCCCGGTCACCCCGTCTACGTCACCGGCGAGATCGGCATCAACCACAACGGCGACCTGGACAACGCCTTCGCGCTCATCGACGCCGCCGCCGACTCCGGCTGCGACGCGGTCAAGTTCCAGAAGCGCACCCCGGAGATCTGCACCCCGCGCGACCAGTGGGACATCGAGCGCGACACCCCCTGGGGCCGGATGACGTACATCGACTACCGTCACCGCGTCGAGTTCGACGAGACCGACTACCGCGCGATCGACGAGCACTGCAAGAAGCGCGGGATCGACTGGTTCGCCTCCCCGTGGGACACCGAGGCCGTCGCCTTCCTGGAGAAGTTCGACGTCCCCGCCCACAAGGTGGCCTCCGCCTCGCTCACCGACGACGAGCTGCTGCGCTCGCTGCGCGCCACCGGCAAGACGGTGATCCTCTCCACCGGTATGTCGACGCCGAAGCAGATCCGGCACGCGGTGGAGGTGCTGGGCAGCGACAACATCCTGCTCTGCCACGCCACCTCGACGTACCCGGCCAAGGCCGAGGAGCTCAACCTGCGCGTCATCAACACCCTCCAGGCGGAGTTCCCGAACGTCCCGATCGGCTACAGCGGCCACGAGACCGGTCTGCAGACCACCCTGGCCGCGGTCGCCCTCGGCGCCGCCTTCGTCGAGCGCCACATCACCCTCGACCGCGCCATGTGGGGCTCCGACCAGGCCGCCTCCGTCGAGCCGCAGGGCCTCACCCGCCTGGTCCGTGACATCCGCACCATCGAGGCCGCGCTCGGCGACGGCGTCAAGAAGGTCTACGACTCCGAGCTCGCCCCGATGAAGAAGCTGCGCCGCGTCGCGGGCGTCGTCGCGGAGGCCGGCGACCTTGAGCCGGCCGCGGTCTGA
- a CDS encoding amidohydrolase, whose protein sequence is MSRESEEADLPGKDVLPGTLSDGLRAELIAFRRDLHMHPELGNQEFRTTAALKARLERAGLSPRVLSVGTGLICDIGSWDGVRPLFAIRADIDALPIPDTKTGVPYRSTVPGRAHACGHDVHTTTVLGAGLVLAELDRQGLLPQPVRLIFQPAEEVLPGGAPDAIESGVLEGVGKIIAVHCDPRVDAGMIGLRAGAITSACDRLEVTLDGPGGHTARPHLTTDLVTAAAKVITEVPALLARRVDARSGLAITWGRIEAGHACNVIPQHAELSGTVRCLDLAGWRAAPDLVHAAIDEIATLHRAKSQINYIRGVPPVVNDPAVTELLRDAQAARRGPQAIEDTEQSLGGEDFSWYLEHVPGAMARLGVRTPGEATRCDLHRGDFDADERAIEVGVELFTAAALLDGGRVH, encoded by the coding sequence ATGTCCCGCGAGTCCGAAGAAGCCGACCTGCCCGGCAAAGACGTACTGCCCGGCACGCTGTCCGACGGTCTGCGTGCCGAACTGATCGCCTTCCGCCGGGACTTGCACATGCACCCCGAGCTCGGTAATCAGGAGTTCCGTACGACCGCCGCGCTCAAGGCCCGCCTCGAGCGGGCGGGGCTGAGCCCCCGGGTGCTCTCCGTCGGCACCGGACTCATCTGCGACATCGGCAGCTGGGACGGCGTACGTCCCCTCTTCGCGATCCGCGCCGACATCGACGCGCTCCCCATCCCCGACACCAAGACCGGGGTCCCCTACCGCTCCACCGTCCCCGGCCGGGCGCACGCCTGCGGGCACGACGTGCACACCACCACGGTCCTCGGTGCCGGTCTGGTGCTCGCCGAGCTCGACCGGCAGGGCCTGCTGCCGCAGCCGGTCCGGCTGATCTTCCAGCCCGCCGAGGAGGTGCTGCCCGGAGGCGCGCCCGACGCGATCGAGTCCGGGGTGCTGGAGGGCGTGGGCAAGATCATCGCGGTGCACTGCGACCCGCGGGTCGACGCCGGAATGATCGGGCTGCGGGCCGGCGCCATCACCTCCGCCTGCGACCGGCTCGAGGTCACCCTCGACGGCCCCGGCGGCCACACCGCCCGCCCGCATCTGACCACCGATCTGGTCACCGCGGCCGCGAAGGTCATCACCGAGGTCCCGGCACTGCTCGCCCGCCGCGTGGACGCGCGCTCCGGCCTCGCCATCACCTGGGGCCGCATCGAGGCGGGCCACGCCTGCAATGTCATCCCGCAGCACGCCGAGCTCTCCGGCACCGTCCGCTGCCTCGACCTGGCCGGCTGGCGCGCGGCCCCGGACCTGGTGCACGCCGCGATCGACGAGATCGCCACGCTCCACCGGGCCAAGTCGCAGATCAACTACATCCGCGGGGTCCCGCCGGTGGTCAACGACCCGGCCGTGACCGAGCTGCTGCGCGACGCGCAGGCCGCGCGCCGCGGACCGCAGGCGATCGAGGACACCGAGCAGAGCCTCGGCGGCGAGGACTTCTCCTGGTACCTGGAGCACGTCCCGGGGGCGATGGCCCGGCTCGGCGTCCGTACGCCGGGTGAGGCGACGCGATGCGACCTGCACCGCGGCGACTTCGACGCCGACGAACGCGCGATCGAGGTCGGTGTGGAGCTGTTCACCGCGGCCGCCCTGCTCGACGGCGGGCGGGTGCACTGA